A genomic region of Runella slithyformis DSM 19594 contains the following coding sequences:
- a CDS encoding DUF4097 family beta strand repeat-containing protein: protein MKHFFILFCLLTGHFFAFGQDKSLLLEGQFNTAADVNVTASVNGSKTPGLSEESKKAAEGILIQRELPTGIKILTLKEGRGKALSPLVLSVPLEYATQLELLKGDLTLTGITGDIEAATQAGNLKIKQLNARVRLHTGKGDIEAAESTLTGDLITQSGNILLTDIDGPCVPMTKNGTVSVRFSEAFLAKKQKETFEYGLPFGTIEAVGALGRVKFQTGQGSIRLQKAPFGAEALIARKGDIQLEDIGGNIRAVTASGSVFAQLLPQVPTEAETIWLEAQQGDVTLIVPKELTGFLTLDVAQTEELEKNYVIESSIDLGKPQLEEITTEKGEKLAKVYQRRHSIGGKEAVGEKQPLREIVIRVRNGNVFIKSL from the coding sequence ATGAAACACTTCTTTATTCTGTTCTGCTTACTGACAGGTCATTTTTTTGCTTTCGGACAGGACAAAAGCCTCCTGCTGGAAGGACAGTTTAACACGGCAGCAGATGTAAACGTAACTGCGTCCGTCAACGGCTCCAAAACACCGGGCCTCAGCGAAGAGTCAAAAAAAGCCGCCGAAGGAATCCTCATCCAGCGGGAATTACCTACCGGAATCAAAATACTCACGCTCAAAGAGGGACGGGGAAAAGCACTGTCCCCATTGGTGCTGTCGGTACCGCTTGAGTATGCGACCCAACTGGAACTGTTGAAAGGTGATCTGACCCTGACAGGCATCACGGGTGATATTGAAGCCGCTACGCAGGCTGGCAACCTAAAGATCAAACAGCTCAATGCCCGTGTGCGACTGCATACGGGTAAAGGAGATATTGAAGCCGCCGAAAGTACCCTGACGGGTGATCTGATCACCCAATCCGGCAATATACTCCTGACGGATATAGACGGTCCCTGTGTACCGATGACAAAAAACGGAACCGTTTCCGTCCGCTTCAGTGAAGCATTTCTGGCCAAAAAACAAAAAGAGACCTTTGAATACGGTTTACCCTTCGGCACCATTGAAGCCGTCGGTGCCCTCGGACGCGTAAAATTTCAAACCGGGCAGGGCAGTATCCGTCTGCAAAAAGCCCCCTTCGGAGCGGAAGCCCTCATTGCCCGAAAAGGGGACATTCAGTTGGAAGACATTGGAGGAAATATCCGGGCCGTCACCGCGAGCGGGTCGGTGTTTGCCCAACTTTTACCACAGGTCCCGACGGAGGCTGAAACAATATGGCTGGAAGCACAGCAGGGAGATGTCACCCTGATTGTACCCAAAGAACTGACGGGGTTTCTCACGCTGGATGTCGCGCAGACTGAAGAGTTGGAAAAAAATTACGTCATCGAATCTTCCATTGATCTGGGCAAACCGCAGCTCGAAGAAATCACCACCGAAAAAGGCGAAAAATTAGCCAAAGTATACCAACGCCGTCATTCCATCGGCGGGAAAGAGGCGGTTGGAGAAAAACAACCCTTACGGGAGATCGTGATTCGGGTTCGCAACGGCAATGTGTTTATCAAATCGCTTTAA
- a CDS encoding HNH endonuclease, with protein sequence MNTLVKTPVNRKQKNQGMNWISQYRRLAIYARDGFACCYCFSSVEEGIQLTLDHLTPYSKGGSHHEKNLVTCCRRCNSARGNRDLQTFAYAAASYKEIEAKTILAHVNSCTDRALDIKTAKELIARRGSCRQVLLEMI encoded by the coding sequence ATGAACACGTTAGTAAAAACCCCTGTAAACAGGAAGCAGAAAAATCAGGGAATGAACTGGATTTCCCAATACCGAAGATTGGCGATTTATGCCCGTGATGGGTTCGCCTGCTGTTATTGTTTTTCCTCCGTAGAAGAGGGAATACAATTAACACTCGACCATCTTACCCCCTATTCCAAAGGGGGCAGTCACCACGAAAAAAATTTGGTCACCTGTTGCCGGCGATGCAATTCGGCCCGGGGAAACCGTGATCTGCAAACCTTTGCCTATGCAGCGGCTTCTTATAAAGAAATTGAAGCTAAAACAATTTTGGCACACGTCAATTCCTGCACAGACCGGGCATTGGACATAAAAACGGCTAAAGAACTCATTGCCCGCCGGGGCAGTTGCCGGCAAGTGCTTTTAGAAATGATTTAA
- a CDS encoding DUF3846 domain-containing protein produces MKVFLINAHTRTVEPVCLPDKDRLDTIYKLLDCRLIDVINVGENDLTVDDEGLLMEPNRQRFFMYFGTFDLSQADEETGRLIKIVSFRVAGNALFTGYDQNGNMAEPTISIEQFRRKIVFMGYSHGQRA; encoded by the coding sequence ATGAAAGTGTTTTTAATTAATGCGCATACGCGCACCGTTGAACCTGTCTGTCTTCCCGATAAAGACCGGTTGGATACCATTTATAAGTTATTGGATTGCCGGTTAATTGACGTTATTAATGTCGGGGAAAACGATTTAACGGTTGATGATGAAGGCTTATTAATGGAACCGAACCGGCAACGTTTTTTTATGTATTTCGGAACTTTTGACCTGTCTCAGGCAGACGAAGAAACGGGACGATTGATAAAGATTGTTTCTTTCAGAGTGGCCGGGAATGCTTTATTTACCGGATATGACCAAAACGGGAACATGGCAGAGCCAACAATATCCATTGAGCAGTTTAGAAGGAAAATTGTATTTATGGGTTATTCGCACGGTCAACGTGCCTGA